The sequence below is a genomic window from Corythoichthys intestinalis isolate RoL2023-P3 chromosome 12, ASM3026506v1, whole genome shotgun sequence.
aaacaaaaataagagtAAAAAATCAGTTTATAAACTCATGTCAAGCCGTCagaacacgaggggcgaatgaagatggTCCTAggacacacatatacacatatagtagaggtccctcgtagccaattggatgccaggaatgctaagcaatagccaatggcagagcagctataagtatgttacattaAGTGAACTCTAGGGGCTGCaaataccagccatactgtattttcgtCTTTTGTTTCCTGAAATTTCTTAACAAGAGGTAATATTTTCCCTTTAAGGTgtgttaacctgaaaattcggtatgtagagacattcgtaagttgaggtaccactttaAAGACTTGTCTCAAATCAAACGACGCTTTAAATAAAGATGCaccaataccgataccagtatcggcaaggGGGGCCAATCCCACCCGAAACGATAGTATCAATATCAACAAGTACCAACAAATAGGGcagcgataccatttaccggtccagtacTCTAACACTTGACTGCAGCCTTTTTTCACCAGAAGCTTGCTACACTCTCTGTTGTGTGATaacacgtgatcactttgcatgccaagcagctatcactattggcctgctccagaccaatgagagcgggccaaaagccactcttaaccaatgccggggcagctttttcaaatataggaaaaacaaactacgaGAGAAAAATGTCGGCGGTCTGGACATATTTCAATTTATAATCTCCATTGAGTACAATAACTgcttgcaagatttgcggcctgaaagttttgaGAGGTGGAGTTGAATCAGCCAGTTTAAATACCtcaaacctgataaaacatttgaagacgaaacgtgaacaaaCACAGAATTTAAGGCTACAACAGCAGCAACTGCTACCAAGAGAAAGGTCAGATCatttcgtctactttacttgtATTGTCTTTGActcaaagaaatgccgcagtaatttgagacccgtttcaaaagtagggttgccacctttcagaaatagaaatgagGAACACCCCCCTCGTGGCCCAAGCCGGTCAGGCGAAgaaaaaaaggggcatcccccaaactcctaaaatgcattgaAATGTATCAGTTTATGTAAATTCCGTATTGGCTCAATACGGaatgcaacttttaattcccaattcggaacgattcctcatttcaaaggacgggtggcaagcctattcaaaagtgctgtagaagtaagcaaaataagctaagctaagtggctaagtgtgtgttgctgctggtgcacagaaagggaggctaatagagaggacagggtgctgtggtcaattattattacttataatttcatgaaagttgcactgtttggcctttgagaaccaaaactcagggttttaaaaagtttattcattcattatatttttactttcttactgttgggctagtaatatacatgttttaatttcacaaacttagcactattttggcctttgagagccaaaggtttatttaactatGGTCACCAATACCAGGCATGCAATAAAAAgctctactggattcacttataaatttcaaacaaagtggTATCAGTATCAGCCGATacggcacagccaggtatcggggccaaaaaatggaatcggtgcaacactagttttaaACACTCTGGTAATTCGGTTGAGTTACTCATTTTGGTTTCAACGAGCTTTACCTTGGGATAAAATATAGTTCAATTGTTACCTTAGTTAGATTAAGTGCTACAAAAaaattgcctggctctgccagactgttctccctgtatttttcaaacactgagagaaaggtctgggaaccagcccattaacggcctctcgagcaagtacaaaatcaatcgacaaatcagattcgtttatttgcgtgacgtgttcttaacgagcaacgtcactcttgtgcgtcgaaagtcgtctcgacAACaacacgggagagccgagaatatgttccaatccacggtaaaatcagttttttcaattaccaaaaacacatcgacacgagtcattgacaacagtctgtctcgcgcgagccatgttgaataaactccgctctcttcgtatgtttacttccgcgcgcaagtccctcgccccccccccctcgtcattttactaacgtctgcccgtcgctgattggtccactccactgtctgtttgctgtggcttgctccgccctggaaattgtatccgcgtgaatggtggccagactcaatagctggaacagcggtgagtctggtgtaccaggcaaacaaacaaaaaaaaaaaaaatcgatgaaTGGAAAAGGAACATTACCCGTCAAACCAGATGGAAGCTCAGGTTTATCGTCCTCCTCTTCCCCCATGTCGTCCTCTGGTTTGACTGCTTTCTCCTCTTCCTCAACGCCAGCTTCATCCCCATTTAATTCGTGTAGAGTTTTGGGCTTTTTCTCAGCTACTGTATGATAAGATTGATAACTTCCTTTACAGTAACAACAGTAATTGTGCAATATTTGGCGAAAATGTAAATTATATCTTAAGAGTTGTGTTACCTGGTGTTTCAGTCGAGGGCGGcacctttcttttcttttttttcttttgctttgtGGCActtccctgtgcatctgttttaatAGCAACTGGCTCATCTTCCTGCTGCTGTTGTTCCTGTACGACTTCAGTTTCATCTTTTGAAGCTTCTTGAGAGCATTTCTCCTGTACAGCAATTGCTTTCACTGCAAAAAACAATATGGACTTTTAGCAAAATGTGTGTTCTTTATGATCATGTCTTTGGTGTATTTACAGTGCAACTGCTTTAAAACACTATCACACAACTGTTGTGTTCACAAAACATCAAGTTTAAACTGGAAATTTAGGATATTATAATATGGTTTGAAAACAGGAGGTTAGTCAAATGTGACATATCAAAATCAACAATTGTATCGTTTATAGCATGATTtttccgtttaaaaaaaaaaaaaaaatttttataacaTTATAAGGGTGGCCCCTTGGCGGTATTTTGAAGGACACTCAGCCTCAGGTACAGGCGAGAGAGTTACTGCTCATGtcgtgttcaagaactgctcggatttctagccatcagccaccttactGTCCACGACAATATGTTGGAATAAAAcgcagggggaggattgacagtCGTAttggataaaatagaaaggatACTTTTGTGTATACCGACACTTGacaagtctaatcaaatgatgtacagaggAAGTGctagggtccacattgtcgcggacagcaaggtggttgATGGCTATaattccgagcagttcttgaacgcaagaCGAGCAATTGCCTCGCTCGCTCGCCCGCCCGCAACCAAgaacaaatgtgacacacacggaagtcgtggtggcagtcataagtttttaaaaaggacAACTTCAAAATCCAAACTTAGCCCTGGCCAAGTTTCTGACCCAGATAAAGGCCCTAAAATGAGTGAAAAATGGGGGGGAATAGCGACGACAGAGGGCTCAAAGGCAAAGCAATACAGTGAAAGCTATGTTTCGTTCGGATTTACTTTTACTGGGGATGAGACGAAAACTACTCCATTATGTTTCACGTTCCATCAAGTATCACACTGAGCAAGtacaaatattgagaaattataatattaaaattaaatgtactgtacgtaaagtcattttggaacatttttagtttgtggtgtgaTTTTTTccgatgtaaaaacgtgccgtgactcagaaaaggttgaaaaaaagCGAAGTtgtgctccatcttgcttgatcGGAAACAAAGTAAAATTTGTTTTCCATCTTAGCAAGAGAATATGCTGTGCTGCttaagcctttaaaggtctgtgctgagtgattatcagacactaaatgtaactcctagcgttAGCGTTCATGTTAGCTGTCAGAATGGccagcgtcctcttaaaacactggccagtctaaagcagagccacttggctttttTGGTCAGTAGGTCTAGAGGAGAGCCAGTTGGTGAAAGGGAAGTAGCCCACGTCAGctgttttgtttggtaaatGAGCAATTACTGGGAAATACTGATTGCTAGCAACTTTTGGCTAGACTAAAATAGccccaccacacacacaaaaatcccAGACTTCCCAGTGTTAAACACttggacaacattttttttcgtgGCTTCCagactgatttaattaaaagtgaTGTATTGTGTTTTTCTTACTGATGTAGGTTTGgagtaaaacttttgaattttacagacgaaaacattttgagaaactGCCGACTACAACCAGACGAAATCTGGGatttcgtcaactaaaactacgaaaacattttgaaatgactaaaatatgacgaagagtaaaagggctgccaacccccccccccacacacacacacacagattacCAAGCTTTAAAACATTGTGAGATTACAAACAAACCTCTctcattagaggtgtgcaaaatttccgattcttagattattcgcgattcggccgtgaaagattcgagaacgattcacaaacgtccaaattccgattattgaaatatgccaagtaaagcggaagtacaacacactcagcgcgccgcgcggtcaataaggaacgaagcgagagtagctaaatgtcatgcttctcattacccggcccctcgggtaatgccactgctcaactcacggctctagctcaactcatgccacgagataaaaaaaaaacaacaacatacctgactgctgccgaaaagctgctacaaagtacatccacataatgttacggtagatatcatctaTATAGGACTAAATGCAATATAGAttaggtagcgttagcagcacacctacaaaaagctagatgcgggcgttagtaagcggccgccatcttaaagcagtacacttccctgcaaggctgttgtagcgaaccttccaagcatacctaattaactttttatttaaaatactcctaaatctgtaaaatattgacttgaatctatctttaaaatagttttaaaactttcacatgtcgaaagaagacaaaagggaaattatggaataacgggagcaattttaacaactttaagggttgattcacaacattaaattaattgaatgtagtttaaggctgctgatacagaatggggactggagttttttatttactgctatttttgtatattttatttaacttcatactgaaatagtatttttgaagaattctggaactaatgtacaaaacatttatttaaaaaaaaaaaaaaggaggggggtgcatcaataatcgttttataatcgaatcggagcctctgaatcgtaatcataatcgaatcgttaggtgcccaaagattcccagctctatctcTCATAACAGTTACAATTGTCAAAGTATCGAAGAGATTCTAAGTATTTATACTGTGACGTTGTATCCAAATATGATATTTTATTGCAAAAGCATACATACTCATTTGTTTTTAACTATCTCAAGTCAACAGAAATATATTGCTATGGGGTATGTATGATTTTACACAACTATTGTTAATAATGGTGGATATTTCTGCATTTgtgtgggtaaaaaaaaaacaaattgtttgtttttatttatgtagtatcgaaaatcgtattgaatatttttatgcGTTTCAAAATTGTAGTGTTGCGACCTTAGTAGTGTTCATTTTTACTTGCATCTGGTATCCAAACCAGCTACCATTCTATTTGTTGTGTATATATAACAATATGATGCGAGGTTACATTTACAGGTATATGGGTAAACTGACGGCCCAACACGTCCATGTCTACAATGTAGCCCGCgacaaaaatgagtttgacacccctgtaaTCTATAGTTTGTTTGGGAAAAGTCGCGTAACTCGCAGCAACATAAAAACTATGAACTAAATCATTCTATGAACAATTAACACAGTTCAAATGCTTCAGGTatgaactagtttatttttaactGAACTCCAAGAGTTAACTCGCGTAGAAATTTAACTTTCCCAACACCAGTTGCTGTAAAAATATAAGTGCCATTTTCTGTGAACCATTTTGCTCTGTCGCGTAACATTTGTCGAACCTTGTTTTAGCAATTACAAATTATGTGACAATCCAAAGACGATATTGACGCTAACAGCCGCAAACAAGAAAGGTAACATATCGCTTCGATGTTTACTACTTACGAGACTCTTCGGCCTCTGCTTGCTTCTTGAGGAGCTTGCgctctttgtttttttcatttcttttctgGATTTTCTTACGGATAAGCTTCATCTGTAGATCAGCCATGTTGACCGAATTGCACGTGTATGCTAGCAGTGCTTGCTTAGAAGAGGACCCACAGACCCGCTCAAGACTAGCCTGAGGGTTGCCTGACGAAAAATATCAAAGACCCTGCATGGTGACCATGTATAATGCCTACAGAAAATATTATGCAGGAGATAAAATGTCATTAGTTTCATACTTCATCGCGCAGTGATATTTAAAATTCAAAATCTTTACCAGTTATTGTTttagggataaaaaaaaaaaaaaaaaacggaagtggggaaaaaaatccgccTCATTTATTTCAGTCTGCAATATTTGCATAACATAGAACCGACCAGCCCAGGAATCGAGTTAAAAGTACTTAAATAAATCTGATGTGGCATTTCAGAATAAAGGTCACTTCTGGGAGATACTAGACTCATGTTACTCTCATGAAAGTTGACGACTTCGATTTGAGAACAATATTTAAGAGAAAAAGGCCTTTTGTGAAaaggtttttaaaaattgtatttctGGTCAGCTCATAAAAATGGgagaaaaacaatttaaatctattttaattTAGATATAGAAAATGCACATCAGTTTATTTTAATtgcttttttaaacttgagaTAAATCTCAGCAAATAGTTAATAATGCTTACCACTGAGTTAAATTTACTATCTCAAATAGGGCACAGTTTAAAGCTTGAACATAGTTATGGACATACTACCTTTGTAATACTGGAACTAATCTGTGAGAACCATTGAAAGCATTGATGAGTGAAttgagatgaaaaaaaaaaaagcccttctCACCATAGAGGTAACAATTTCTACCACCCACGTGATGCCAAACAATTCATGAAAAACCAGAGTATTTAAAgacatattttgtttaatggacACTGATTGTCTACAAAATCAAACAAGTTCTTTGGCTTCTGATCATGGATAGAATTGTTGAAAGCTGCTTTTAATGCCTATtattggcatgttttttttaattgaacattgataagaaaaacatgccaatgaTATCCATAACTGCAGTTAGGGCTTTAATATCAATTCATAACCAATCAAGCTCTTTTCTTAGAACATTTCCATTTTCTTAAAACATATTATTCCATGTTATGGTCAGTATTATGCACATTatttaacatgttgaataacagTGATCCAAGCACACCTGCTGAAATGTCATAGGACACCAAGTGTCTCATCTTCTGCCTTAACCCTGTGTGGATCCATTTCTAATTTGATATCAGAAGCCTGAATAATAGCATAAGGAACATTCCCATTCATCTCCTCAAGTGTCTGACCAGCTTGGTTCCTGGAACTCCTTCTCATGTGCTTTACAGGTCCCCTGTTCTTTCTCTTTAAAATCCTCTGTGAGAACATTTGAGGCTTTGAGGAGCTTGGCAGTTGCATATTCTCTCCTTGCTGTGCAATGGGCAGTGGAATACGTCTCTGTGTGTCCTCTTCCACAGCTTTGCACACCAAGTCAGTGATATCTCGGCGAAGTCGGATAAGCACCATATTGTCTCTAATCTGACACATATCTGACAACATGACATTTACAAACTGGTTAAGTACATCGTGGCTTGGTATATTTGCTGCTGATAATTGATCAGAAACATCAGGTAAGCCTTGGTCAGTGTCAGGTTCAAAACTGAAGGATGTGGCGTCTGCAAGATGAGGCTGCGTATTTGGGCAGTAGGATGAAATGATTGAGGTTGATGCCTCAGATGGAAATTCCTCATTTGGGTCTTGTCCAGCCTCATCATCATCCAAAGGGCTTCCAAATGTACTTGTACCTGTCTCATGATCATTACTCCCCTCAGTTTCAATCTCTCCCTCATCGTCTTCGTGATCATCAGACTTATCTTCCTGCAACACAGTCGTTTGGGAAATTACAATAAGTTGAAATTTTGGAGTAAAATGCATTGGTTTTTACATACCGGATAGGAATCGCCTCGTCTGCGAACAATGTAAGGTCTCAGAAAGTCCAGTTTCTCTCTCAGCATCCTTTGCTGAAAAGTGTTGACCCTCTCTGGGTGCCATAACACCCTCCCGTACTGAGTCCGCAGAGACCTTGATCTTCTCACAACATCGCtgactaaagggaaaaaattaaataacgcatcgttaaacattaataatACCACAGAATTAATCCTATGAAGAAATGGGGGAAAGAAACTTAAAATTTCCCTGTAATGTTATGGACAATTTTACAGGTGTTCAAACAGGGTAACGACATTTCCTACCCAATGTacataatgtttaaaaaaaaaaaaaaaaaaaaaaaaaaaattatgcagcTTTATACCTACAAATCAACCTGCATCCTACACATACTGAATCATAACATAACCAGTAATTCCAGTTAATAATAGCATACCAGATTTCCCGAGCAACACGGCGCACTCAGACCACAGCTTTGTCTTCATATCCCTGTCGTAGAAAGACTCCAGCGACGAATTAAACAAACATTCATGTTTTTTCCAGAAATCTATTAATACGTTATCCCTCTTAGCACCCCAGTGTGGTCCCCGAATTTGACCACGAAAATGTGCCATATCTTCGGGTTATTTATGAAACTGCTTCCCcacggaaggaaaaaaaaaaaattccttctTCTTTCATTTTGTTTCAAGATGGAAGAACAATGCTGCCATCAAGTGGTGAGGAGTGAGAACAACGAACTAATATGTACTTTGTTCATTGCGATGTACGCATTATGTTGATGAATAGTTCTCAAAACTACTGTTTTGTGATCTAATAGATTACAAAATCGCAATCACAAGTAGGGAGAGCGGGGTTGGATGTCACCAAGTTTTACTCTTTCATAAATAACATTCAATCAACACATCTTCGAATAATTATTAACCTTAAATccatgggcgtaggtttggtcttaacattggtagggacgatacaacagcataacatgtatgtacactttttcaggggacgggacattaataaaaccaaacagattattgaccATGAGTCAGGGTTTCATTtcccacgaatatgaacctaattaattgataggctaaatgattaatgcaaaataaatctgtattgatttatactaactttatGTTAAATTGTTCAGGTGATACGACATTCAATTCAAACcactgttttcaaaaactactaaagaaacattttgatatGCAAGTACCTATatctaaaaacaacaacaacaacacagagctatccaagaataggTCCACTTCttggggacactggagcaccccaagactcaaactaaaatattgtaatataaatgtgatttgggaaaaaataatgaaaaaaaaaaaaatctcagatATCCAAGGACTAATCTACATCTGAAGCAGactacactaccccaagactcgaatcaaactactctcatgaaattctgatgtttgatttaatttcacagatttttttcatctcagctcatgttcatgtcagtgtccccctgaagAGGACCCATTCTTTGATAGCTCcccattttaaaataaaggCACTCTGAAGGCTCAGAGACTCAGCATTACCGTAAAGCACTGACCTGACCGCAgtcgttttgcaggttagcaagctcacacagtttaatgttatgctaactctgatacaggtcggactttgtttagaaaaaatagtggtgtttcccccacctccacaacattgatggatttttacattacttacagtggcttctGCTGGCTGACAattacttctaatatccctcctctttgaaggggttGAGTGTACGTGTGTCTGTGGGGTGGGTCAAGAcattagccaatcaaacgtttgtttgaggagaaaaaaataataggcCGGCacttcagcaagtgaaaggggagtaatgtaagtctgaacataatgaaaaataattaacttaattatggaagggtctattctatccgtacaacatataaaaatacaattacctatataactgaattcattatataatgcaaacaaggttgtttaaaatttggtggggacaagttgagtatcctgaaaagttggtagtgttagctcCCTACCGTCTCTATGCAAACATATACCCTTGCTTAAATATTGACTTGGATTTgacattcttttttaatttaattttatactGAAACTTTGTAACAATCATCTCTCACATTCTTTTGCAGCGAATGGAAGGTGAGTGATTTCGTCCACTAAAAAAATCGTAACAACATCTTTTCAAATGGTTTTGTTTACATATGTTTCAAGCTAGATgtacaaaaaaacatatacctgtaaatatttttcagcaTGCAGCTAATTTCGTGCTTCTGCAATCCCTTGAAAATTGAACAATTCATAGCTATTTCAAAGTACACGCTTCATTGATTAGAACATTATGTTTATCAAATGGCACGGACACAAAATGTGAGAAGTGATAACCCGTGTTAGTgtctatgcatgtgatatctgttGTAAAACCaatgattattttatttttagggGCAAAATTATGATCATTTCAAttcgtgctgcaacgattaatcgattaactcgagtaattcgattagaaaaaggattcaaattaaatttgctgctttgagtattcgtttaattaaaatggctttgtaatggtttgttttgaaagtgtttccatttagttttattgatttgggtggatagactgccctctagtggtaagAGTGAAtaagacataactcatttcaca
It includes:
- the LOC130927311 gene encoding uncharacterized protein LOC130927311; its protein translation is MAHFRGQIRGPHWGAKRDNVLIDFWKKHECLFNSSLESFYDRDMKTKLWSECAVLLGKSVSDVVRRSRSLRTQYGRVLWHPERVNTFQQRMLREKLDFLRPYIVRRRGDSYPEDKSDDHEDDEGEIETEGSNDHETGTSTFGSPLDDDEAGQDPNEEFPSEASTSIISSYCPNTQPHLADATSFSFEPDTDQGLPDVSDQLSAANIPSHDVLNQFVNVMLSDMCQIRDNMVLIRLRRDITDLVCKAVEEDTQRRIPLPIAQQGENMQLPSSSKPQMFSQRILKRKNRGPVKHMRRSSRNQAGQTLEEMNGNVPYAIIQASDIKLEMDPHRVKAEDETLGVL